Genomic segment of Streptomyces longhuiensis:
CCAGGCGACGGTGAGGCCGAGGCCGATCCTGGCGGGCGCGAGGCCGACGACGTGAGCGAAGTAGAGCGCCGAGGTGACGTAGTAGGCGCCGTCGCCGAGCGAGTTGCTCAACTGGGCCAGGGCGAGGGTGCGTTGAGGGCCGGCGGGCGGCAGCAGGTTCGGCATGTCATGGACGGTACGCGCATGGCGGCCCATCCTTGTGGGGCAATTCTTGGCCTTGCGCATGGGCCATTTACCGGGCGCACCGCCTGGCCGGAAACCGTCGTAGACTCGAACACATGTCCGAACTGCCACCCGACCTGCCAAGGCTCCGCACGCTGGAGACATGGCTCGTGCTGTCCCTGGACAGGGTGCGCCGCAAGATCGCGGAGGCGGAGCAGCAGGAGGCCGAGAAGCAGCGCGGCGAACGGGACCGGCCACCGGCCCCCGACTGGCTGATCGAGATGGGGCTCGGCGGACGCGCCCCTGTGTACGTGCACGTCGGCGGCTGCCACATGGCGGGCAAGCGGTCGCGAGGCGTCACGAACGACCAAGCGCGCCGCGCGCTGTGGGAACAGGTACCGGCCTGCCCGCACTGCGACCCCGACGGGGTGCTCGGAGTGCTGGACTGACCCGGCGGCGGGCGCCCGTCAGCGCGCCCGTTCCGAGGCGGCCTCCGGGTGATCCGCCGCCCAGGACGCGAGAATGCGCAATCCGTCATGGCTGGGCGTGCCGACCTCGGCAGTCCAGACCACGAGTTGCTGGTCGGGGTCGGTGCTCGCCGTCAGGGTGTCCCAGTCGAGCGTGAGGTCACCGGCGACGGGATGGTGGAGCACCTTGGTCCCCACCCGCAGCGTGGCGACGTGATGGGCGGCCCACCACTGACGGAAGTGCGGGTCCTGCACCGACAGTTCACCGACCAGAGCCGTCAGCCGCGGATCGTCGGGATACTTGGCGGCTTCCATGCGCAGCTGCGCAACACTGGTACGCGCGACCGTCTCCCAGTCCGCGTACAAGGTCCTCATCGCCGGGTCGGTGAAAATGATCCGGACGTAATTGCGCTGCTTCTCCGGGATCCGGCCGAAATCCGTGACCAGTGCGGCAGCGAGCGCATTCCACGCGAGAACGTCCATACGCCGGCCCATCACAACGGCCGGGGTGGCATTCAGGTCGTCCAGAAGGCGCTGCAATTGCGGCTGGACCTTCTGCCGCGTGCGCGTCCGGGTCCGACCGGGGCTCTTCCCCGCCAGCCCGAACAGGTAGTCGCGCTGATCGTCGTCGAGGTGCAGGACGCGCGCCAGCGTGCCGAGGACGGGCGCCGACGCCTGTATGCGCCCCTGCTCCAGGCGGGTGTAGTAGTCGGTGCTGATCGAGGCCAGCTGCGCGACCTCTTCCCTGCGCAGCCCCGCCACGCGCCGCGGCCCACCTCTTTCGGGCAGCCCGACCGTGCGGGGGCTGAGCTCTGCGCGCCGGGCCTTGAGGAACTCACCCAGCTCATTGAGGTGTGCGTCGCGGGTCATGACCACCAGTCTCGCACCGGCCGCGCGCCGGGTGAGGGGGAGAATTTCCTCCCCGGATGCTTCCGCCCCAGGAAGGTAGTCATTCGATTCACCCGGCCGGTCAGACGGTCGCCCTCGGGATCACTCGGCCCACCGGAATTGCTCGGCCGCAATTCAGACGGGACGGCCCGGTCGGATTTCAGACCTGAGAGACAGGCCGCACCGTTTCGAGAGACATCTCCCGTGCGGGCGCGGGCCGTTCAGCCCAGCGGACGGCGAAGGGGGCCGCCAGTCCGGTGACGGTGAACAGGGCGCCGACGACGTACCAGCCGGGCCTGCCCCACGTGATGCAGAGCGCGATCAGCAGGCTGGGTCCGAGCGCGTCCGCCAGGCCCGCGCCCAGACCGAACACGCCGAGGTACTGGCCGGTGGCCCGGTCGGGGGCGAGGGCGAAGGACACCTCGAACCCCGCGGCGGAGTGCCACAGTTCGCCGACCGTGTGGACCACCACCGCGACCATGAGGAGCGTCACGGCGGCCCACGCCGGGACACCCGCGGACAGCGAGATCAGCGAGCAGGAGACGAGGAAGGCCACGCCTGCCCGCCGGTACGCGCCGCCACCCGCTGCCGGGGAGTTGATCGTGCGGCTGGCCCGCACTTGAAGGGCGATGACGATGACGGTGTTGACGAGCATCGTGCCCGAGATGAGCCAGTGCGGTGCGCTCGTGGCGACGACCAGCCACAGCGGAATGGCCACGGTGAGCACCTTGAACTGGATCGCCATGATGCCGTCGAGTGCCGTGAGGAGGAGGTAGGGCCGGTCCCGCAGCGCGATCCAGCGGGGTCCGGCGGCCGTGGGTTCCGGAGCGACCGGCGGCAGCAGGAGCAGGATGGCCGCGGAGGCGCCGAAGGCGATCGCGTTGCCGATCACGAGGAGCTGGTACGCGGTGTGGGTGCCCACCTGGAGGGCCCAGCCGGCCAGCAGCGCGCCGAGGGAGATGCCGATGTTGGTCACGGCCCGGAGGTAGGCGCGGTACTCCTGTGGCCGGTCCCCGCCGAAGTGCCTGATGAGCGGGCTGCGTGCGGCCCGCCCCGCCGCTTGCGCCCCGGTCGCGGCACAGACGGCCAGGACGAACGGCCAGAAGCTGTCCACCAGGGCGAAGCCCGCCGTCGCCAGCGCCTGCACGACGATGGTCGCCGCGTAGACGCCGCGCGCTCCACGCCTGTCCGCGAGGTGGCCCGCGGCTATGCCCAGGACGAGCGAGGCGAAGCCGGCGACACCGAGTCCGAGCCCCACCTGCGTCGCGGGGAGACGGACGTCCTGGGTGAAGTACAGGACTCCGGCGGTCAGGTAGAGGCCGCTGCCGACGGTGTTGACGAAGTTCGATGCGGCGATGACGCGTCGGGGTCCCGCTTCGGGCATCAGCTGGGGCATGACGGGCATGTCGAGGCTCCGCGTCCTGGGGCAGGCAGTAAGGACCGGAACAGCTTCTTGCACATTACTTGCAATAGCAAGAGGATTGCGTGATGCCGCCGACGAATAGCCACTGGGAGGAAGCCCGCACGCACAACCTCTACGGGAGCCCGCACGGCTCGCACAGAGCGAGCCCCGCCCGGCCGGGGGGGGTGGGCCGAGCGGGGCTCTGTCTCTATCTTCCAGCAAAAACGCCTGGCCAGCGGATGCACGCGCCCAGCATTCGGATGACCCTGCATTTGTGGACGTCGCGCCGATAGTCGTGCACCGCCCCTCACCCACGAGTGGGCGCAGGGTGAGGACGCGCGGACAGATACTCGGCCTCGCGCACTGCGGCCTGGAAGTCGTCGAGTTCCTGCACCGGGCCGGGCTGCCGGACGCGGAGATGCTGTTCGACGACTCGGCGTGGGTGAAGTGGCGCGGCGGCAGGGTCCACCCTTACGACGCGGCGTGGCCGGACCACCGAGGGGACTCCCGACCGGCTCAGCCCTCCTGGCTTCCGGCCCGGTTCAGCAGATCGAAGAAGGCGTCACCGCGGACGATCTCGAACGGGTCCCCCAGCAGCTCGCCGAGCTCCGCGACATCACTCGGGGTCCAGCTCCAGGCGTTCACGGCACCCGCGATGAACAGCGGTGAGCCGCCGTCCCAGTCCTTGATGTGCTTCAGCAGCCCGTCCCGGTACTCGGCCGCCTTTCCCTGGGGGAAGAAGTTGCCGATCACCGGCAGCCCCGCGGGCCGGATCCGGAGATCCCCCGTCTCCCAGGACTGGATGATGCCGCGCAATTGCGTGTGGTCCCGGTAGGAGCGGACGACGCGCTCGTCGAACGGGACCCATCCGTCGCCGGCCGCGTTGCGGGGGTTGTACGCGTAGACGAGATCCAGGCCGGTGCGGCGCAGGAAGCGTCCGGTGAGTGCGGTGTACGCGTCGAGCGCCTTCTTGGGCCAGGAACCGGCATAGGTGTAGCCCGCGCCCGAGGGGCCCGCGATCAGCAGGTCGTTGCCGGTGGCGGTCTTCTGGTAGTACGCGAGGAGTGCGGGTCCGATGTCGGCGAGCAGGGGGCTGACCGTCCAGTTGACGGGGACGGCGCCGCGCTTCGGGTCGTCCCAGATGTCACGCATGTGGCGCTGGCAGTACTGGACGTTGTCGCCCTCCCCGAACGTGAGGGTGAGGTAGACGCGGTTGCGGAGGGTGGACTTCTGCCGGGGCCGGATCTTGGCGGAGACCTTCGCCGGGACGCCGGCGTGCACGGTGCCGTTCATGTAGAAGTCGGCGGGCACGACCTCTATGCCGTGCTGCGAGGCCCGGTCGACCCCACCCCATTCCCCCGCCACGTCGTTGGAGAACCAGCCGGCGTACGGGGTGGTGGGCTCGACGCGGCTGAAGATCTCGTCGAGGAGCTCGCCCGTCCCG
This window contains:
- a CDS encoding DUF6233 domain-containing protein, whose translation is MSELPPDLPRLRTLETWLVLSLDRVRRKIAEAEQQEAEKQRGERDRPPAPDWLIEMGLGGRAPVYVHVGGCHMAGKRSRGVTNDQARRALWEQVPACPHCDPDGVLGVLD
- a CDS encoding helix-turn-helix domain-containing protein, with the translated sequence MTRDAHLNELGEFLKARRAELSPRTVGLPERGGPRRVAGLRREEVAQLASISTDYYTRLEQGRIQASAPVLGTLARVLHLDDDQRDYLFGLAGKSPGRTRTRTRQKVQPQLQRLLDDLNATPAVVMGRRMDVLAWNALAAALVTDFGRIPEKQRNYVRIIFTDPAMRTLYADWETVARTSVAQLRMEAAKYPDDPRLTALVGELSVQDPHFRQWWAAHHVATLRVGTKVLHHPVAGDLTLDWDTLTASTDPDQQLVVWTAEVGTPSHDGLRILASWAADHPEAASERAR
- a CDS encoding MFS transporter, which codes for MPVMPQLMPEAGPRRVIAASNFVNTVGSGLYLTAGVLYFTQDVRLPATQVGLGLGVAGFASLVLGIAAGHLADRRGARGVYAATIVVQALATAGFALVDSFWPFVLAVCAATGAQAAGRAARSPLIRHFGGDRPQEYRAYLRAVTNIGISLGALLAGWALQVGTHTAYQLLVIGNAIAFGASAAILLLLPPVAPEPTAAGPRWIALRDRPYLLLTALDGIMAIQFKVLTVAIPLWLVVATSAPHWLISGTMLVNTVIVIALQVRASRTINSPAAGGGAYRRAGVAFLVSCSLISLSAGVPAWAAVTLLMVAVVVHTVGELWHSAAGFEVSFALAPDRATGQYLGVFGLGAGLADALGPSLLIALCITWGRPGWYVVGALFTVTGLAAPFAVRWAERPAPAREMSLETVRPVSQV